A window of the Zeugodacus cucurbitae isolate PBARC_wt_2022May chromosome 2, idZeuCucr1.2, whole genome shotgun sequence genome harbors these coding sequences:
- the LOC105209153 gene encoding protein fem-1 homolog C, giving the protein MSGGNANSERATTGQNSKTDGNTVDRANGWLSYIVPSMQRKITKLNYDLIEECKRCKEDSNLTKSIRDELESYCRDIRREIVKKMRNGCAPLFIACKRGCVPIAEYLVTVCEADVEQRGLYEVPEDHTFHYVTPLWCAVVSGKLPMVKYLIRIGCDINATSDSGSTPVRSACFMTHVEIVQYLVEAGANIKKPNINGGTCLINSVQSPQLCLYLIKKGADVNAKDIQEKTALHYAIQEHRLETTKLLLDHGADPYVKSRYGDDAMRTACIKGANQIFDYLKTHLEYSPERMAEAHELIGSTYLDEHNETRVAILHWRLAHHIRASHTPYLQKLPMVPLRPAYGNAIEFTTLEELDNIATDVDAMRIQSLLICERILGLTHKDMLFRLTFRGASYADSLQLQRCIDLWRLLLEVRVQHYSILHFDTCYAAQTLVRLMIDLHERYLRSLDLLNRQFDLREFFGEEFEDDVGKDEHLPVFEDVMGVFRLLSGTVAEAQQLLQVRPVYRKQQENFDRILKCIAHLIYLLIGTADTIEKRKSVYYAVYDLVHTRVRSACTYDTLLHLCVSRLNVIKSGYLSDENHLNIVFPNELVVKLLLDCGMNVNAKNEAKSTALHVAVQPYNYSNRIIHLLLENGADLDQPNKSDERPFNLIASNPINTIPLINYMNLRCMAATVISKYKIPYRNQLPKLLEKFVSQHEP; this is encoded by the exons ATGAGTGGTGGTAATGCGAATTCGGAACGCGCCACCACGGGACAAAATTCAAAGACTGATGGAAATACTGTGGACCGAGCTAATGGATGGCTATCATATATAGTGCCCAGCATGCAAAggaaaatcacaaaattaaaCTATGACTTAATTGAGGAATGTAAACGGTGTAAGGAAGACTCGAATTTAACAAAAAGTATACGCGATGAACTTGAAAG TTATTGCCGTGACATACGTAGAGAAATCGTTAAGAAAATGCGAAATGGTTGCGCTCCACTCTTTATTGCCTGCAAACGGGGTTGTGTGCCTATTGCGGAATACTTGGTCACTGTATGTGAGGCCGATGTTGAACAACGAGGCTTATATGAGGTACCTGAAGATCATACCTTCCATTATGTTACACCGCTATGGTGCGCTGTAGTGTCTGGAAAATTGCCGATGGTCAAATATTTGATACGCATAGGCTGTGATATAAATGCAACCTCCGATTCAGGTTCAACGCCCGTGCGCAGCGCCTGTTTTATGACACATGTCGAAATCG TGCAATATTTGGTTGAAGCTGGTGCCAATATTAAAAAACCCAACATAAATGGCGGCACATGCCTGATCAATTCTGTGCAATCACCacaattatgtttatatttaataaaaaaaggcgCTGATGTCAACGCCAAAGATATACAAGAGAAGACTGCCCTACATTATGCCATACAGGAACATAG attaGAAACTACCAAGTTATTATTGGACCATGGTGCCGATCCATATGTCAAGAGTCGCTACGGTGATGATGCGATGCGCACTGCTTGCATAAAAGGAGCAAATCAAATATTCGATTATTTGAAAACACATCTAGAGTATTCGCCTGAACGCATGGCCGAAGCGCACGAGTTGATCG GCTCCACATATTTGGACGAGCATAATGAAACTAGAGTAGCAATACTTCATTGGCGTTTGGCACATCACATACGCGCTTCACACACACCCTACCTTC aaaaattacCAATGGTGCCACTACGTCCTGCCTATGGTAATGCCATTGAATTTACAACACTTGAGGAGCTGGACAATATCGCCACCGATGTGGATGCAATGCGTATACAaagtttattgatttgcgaACGTATACTTGGTTTAACGCACAAAGATATGCTATTTCGTTTAACTTTTCGTGGCGCTTCGTATGCCGACTCACTACAACTACAACGCTGCATCGATTTATGGCGTCTATTGTTGGAAGTGCGTGTACAACATTACTCTATACTACATTTCGATACTTGTTATGCCGCCCAAACATTGGTACGTTTAATGATCGATTTACATGAACGTTATTTGCGTAGTCTTGATCTACTTAATCGCCAATTCGACCTTCGTGAATTCTTTGGCGAAGAATTTGAAGATGATGTGGGCAAAGATGAACATCTGCCAGTTTTTGAAGATGTAATGGGCGTATTTCGCCTACTAAGTGGTACCGTTGCAGAGGCGCAACAATTGTTGCAGGTGCGACCTGTTTATCGTAAACAGCAAGAAAATTTCGATCGCATATTAAAATGCATAGCGCATTTAATTTACCTATTAATAGGCACTGCTGATACGATTGAAAAACGAAAGTCGGTTTACTATGCTGTGTACGATTTGGTGCATACAAGAGTGCGTAGCGCATGTACTTACGATACGTTGCTGCATTTGTGCGTTTCGCGTTTGAATGTTATCAAGAGCGGTTATTTAAGCGATGAGAACCACTTAAAC ATTGTGTTTCCAAATGAGCTGGTTGTTAAACTATTGCTTGATTGCGGTATGAATGTGAATGCTAAAAATGAGGCCAAATCAACGGCATTACATGTTGCTGTACAACCCTATAATTATAGCAATCGA ATAATACATTTGTTATTGGAAAATGGTGCGGATTTGGATCAACCGAATAAATCTGATGAGCGTCCATTTAACTTAATCGCTAGTAATCCCATCAATACAATACcgttaataaattatatgaatcTCAGGTGTATGGCTGCAACTGTAatcagtaaatataaaattccttACCGCAATCAATTACCGAAATTGCTGGAGAAATTTGTCAGTCAACATGAACCTTGA
- the Skeletor_7 gene encoding protein Skeletor, isoforms B/C, which yields MCSLAARKSGNCDDCKPVRPRSHKTCSDKVKIARGNLQINEKIWLTILLLAACWLQTNLAIDDEEDGPYRGRYLGKINSYHHQVSGDVYAVNEYTFLIIGFNYDGNGADTFFWAGASNRPGPQGFIVPDEYGKTNILDRYHNKDFTLTLPDRKKITEIKWLAVYDLNNQNNFGDVYIPEEFEPPRAQAGGTFSRRSHNVSSSAIEMLDSKTIRIKDFTYDGLGKRTFFWTGVGAQPSSRGSKIPDEMGYLDPIRKYDKETITLELPGDKTIFDIDWISIYDLADNENFGHVLIADNLNVPPSLVKITPYEFSLPNCRQLHKNLQVSWEVFGPQITLQLSGQVEKNDYMSFGLSGSETSSQMIGADVVVAYIDDIRGYSVDYNITSLAPCVQVLGQNKGVCRDDVVGGLDSFQLNTYSRKDGINTITFRRTLISSDPGDKEIRLDKSNYVVWALGQLDSNSEPAFHFVYPKSDILIDFNTTEPVNDCFSFTKLPETPIQIWERVRLHDPTLRTFNAYLGPSGGLRGYQGITGHVSSGLAWYINGYMTPELYLKRGLTYAFKVRGGNNPHSPEHYHPMVITDEPHGGYDRLSDAKQSEIRVLAGVEFTRRGRPKPTAAGPLCLSKYPLSYDRRLDDNFPSFKKFNRSLLSICPNEEPATLEITPNITWPDTVYYNSFTHANMGWKIHIIDSFTNIRNGALSNAVMLPTKLVLTLLCLKFGIQLIYDQY from the exons ATGTGTTCATTGGCGGCGCGCAAAAGCGGAAATTGTGACGACTGCAAGCCTGTGCGGCCACGCAGTCATAAAACTTGCAGTGACAAAGTGAAAATTGCTCGcggaaatttgcaaataaatgagaaaatttGGCTGACAATCCTGCTGCTGGCAGCGTGTTGGCTACAAACCAATT TGGCCATTGACGATGAAGAAGATGGTCCGTACCGTGGAAGATATTTAGGCAAAATCAATTCATATCATCACCAG gtATCCGGCGATGTGTATGCTGTAAATGAGTATACCTTTCTGATAATCGGTTTTAATTATGACGGTAATGGTGCGGACACATTCTTTTGGGCTGGCGCTTCCAATCGCCCCGGTCCGCAGGGTTTCATTGTGCCAGATGAATACggcaa aactAATATACTGGATCGTTATCACAACAAAGATTTCACGCTAACACTGCCCGATCGAAAGAAGATAACCGAAATCAAATGGTTAGCCGTTTACGATCTGAACAATCAGAATAATTTCGGCGATGTTTATATACCGGAAGAATTTGAACCGCCACGTGCACAGGCGGGCGGTACATTCTCTCGTCGCAGTCACAATGTCAGTAGCAGTGCGATCGAGATGCTCGACTCGAAGACGATACGCATTAAAGATTTCACCTACGATGGTTTGGGTAAGCGTACATTCTTTTGGACCGGTGTGGGCGCCCAACCGTCCAGTCGCGGCAGTAAGATACCCGACGAAATGGGATA ctTGGATCCCATACGGAAATATGATAAAGAGACTATCACATTAGAGTTACCCGGTGATAAGACGATTTTTGACATCGATTGGATTAGTATTTACGATTTAGCTGATAATGAGAATTTTGGACATGTTTTAATAGCCGACAATCTCAATGTGCCACCATCGTTAGTGAAGATAACGCCATATGAATTCTCGCTGCCAAATTGTCGACAATTGCATAAGAATTTGCAAGTATCATGGGAGGTGTTCGGCCCACAAATAACCTTACAGCTATCCGGTCAGGTGGAAAAGAATGACTACATGTCCTTTGGTTTATCCGGTTCGGAGACATCAAGCCAAATGATTGGCGCCGATGTGGTTGTAGCATATATCGATGATATACGCGGCTATTCGGTAGATTACAATATTACTTCTTTGGCGCCG TGCGTTCAAGTGTTGGGTCAAAATAAGGGTGTTTGTCGCGATGATGTAGTCGGCGGTTTGGACAGTTTTCAACTTAATACTTATAGCCGTAAGGATGGTATAAATACAATCACTTTTCGACGAACGCTGATATCAT cGGATCCGGGTGATAAAGAAATACGACTGGACAAAAGTAATTATGTGGTATGGGCCTTAGGACAGTTGGATTCAAATTCAGAACCGGCATTTCATTTTGTATATCCCAAAAGTGATATACTCATCGATTTCAATACAACTGAGCCGGTAAATGATTGCTTCAGCTTTACAAAACTTCCCGAGACACCTATACAAATATGGGAGCGTGTACGCTTACATGATCC CACTTTGCGTACATTTAATGCGTATCTTGGACCTTCGGGAGGTTTACGTGGTTACCAAGGGATTACTGGACACGTTTCTAGTGGCCTAGCTTGGTACATTAACGGATATATGACGCCTGAGCTGTATTTGAAGCGTGGACTTACTTACGCCTTCAAG GTACGCGGTGGCAACAATCCACATTCGCCAGAACATTATCATCCAATGGTTATAACTGATGAACCTCATGGTGGTTACGATCGTCTGAGCGATGCGAAACAAAGTGAAATTCGTGTACTTGCCGGTGTTGAATTCACACGACGCGGTCGCCCCAAACCTACTGCAGCCGGCCCGTTATGCCTCTCCAAATACCCGCTCAGTTATGATCGTCGTTTGGATGATAATTTTCCAAGTTTCAAGAAATTCAATCGTTCACTGCTAAGTATTTGCCCTAATGAAGAGCCAGCTACTTTGGAAATCACACCGAATATTACATGGCCAGATACTGTATACTATAACAGTTTCACACACGCCAACATGGGTTGGAAAATTCATATTATTGATAGTTTTACAAATATCCGAAATGGTGCACTTTCAAATGCCGTTATGCTGCCCACTAAATTGGTGTTAACACTATTGTGTTTGAAATTTGGCATCCAATTAATATACGATCAATACTAA
- the Smug1_1 gene encoding single-strand selective monofunctional uracil-DNA glycosylase, with the protein MSREKLIKEIFSAAASASTRDTVLPLNSLQKFAATKKRCLSSQTTVKSSDASMSQEIAPKICDSKTPDISQTFWNRFYKLECQLNVDLQNIETPSNITHVYNPLDYATNLHCAYLEKFLDGPKKVIFVGMNPGPNGMGQTGVPFGNVLTVRNEMGLSGSVRQPPSVHVKRPIYGLECTIEEPSGVRIWGLLKKLAGGSLTTFGKNCFVHNFCPLIFYDKAGRNITPSELKGDYKAIIGKLCLDALDKELDLLQPEILVPVGEYINGIIKRSRHVNSLKIYKLHHPSPRSLNNQNWPEKAEQLLHKFDLVKYISNEV; encoded by the exons ATGTCGCGGGAGAAATtaataaaggaaatattttccGCCGCAGCCAGCGCATCAACTAGAGACACCGTATTGCCATTGAATAGCTTACAAAAATTTGCTGCAACTAAAAAACGATGCCTTTCGTCACAAACGACAGTAAAATCTTCAGATGCAAGCATGTCACAAGAAATTGCACCTAAGATATGTGACTCGAAAACGCCAGACATAAGCCAAACATTTTGGAATCGTTTTTATAAATTAGAATGTCAGCTCAACGTTGATTtgcaaaatattgaaacacCTTCTAATATAACACATGTTTACAATCCTTTGGATTATGCCACAAATTTACACTGTGCATACTTGGAAAAATTCTTAGACGGGCCAAAGAAAGTTATTTTCGTGGGCATGAATCCTGGCCCGAATGGAATGGGCCAAACTGGG GTACCTTTTGGAAACGTCTTAACTGTACGTAATGAAATGGGTTTGTCTGGCTCGGTTCGTCAACCGCCTTCGGTACATGTAAAGCGCCCCATTTATGGTTTGGAGTGTACTATAGAAGAACCAAGTGGCGTGAGAATATggggtttattaaaaaaactggcGGGTGGATCTTTGACGACTTTTGGCAAAAATTGCTTTGTGCATAATTTTTGTCCGTTAATTTTTTACGATAAGGCCGGAAGAAATATCACACCCAGTGAATTGAAG GGTGATTATAAAGCAATTATTGGAAAGTTATGTTTAGACGCACTTGATAAGGAGTTGGATTTATTGCAGCCGGAGATATTAGTGCCGGTAGGAGAGTATATAAATGGAATAATTAAACGTTCTCGACATGTAAATTCTCTTAAGATTTATAAACTCCATCATCCTAGTCCTCGTTCATTGAATAATCAGAATTGGCCTGAAAAGGCCGAACAACTGCTACACAAATTTGATCTTGTTAAGTATATTAGCAATGAAgtttag